A stretch of Polycladomyces subterraneus DNA encodes these proteins:
- a CDS encoding L,D-transpeptidase — protein sequence MLILTHLYVASGRLDCRRSLLGDVAKVVAISSDDQPAPSTMSKITREKGIDHRVLPEVLKDKINLFINCQAGGRTLKLIVTLTLSLVLHSSVFGLIQSGDDLWIHIDLWKRKLYLMDGNQILDTYPVGVGQEQYPTPIGNWKVVEKSRDWGEVLVPDGWD from the coding sequence GTGTTAATCCTGACTCACTTGTATGTAGCGAGTGGTCGTCTGGATTGCCGGCGCTCCTTGCTGGGTGATGTTGCCAAGGTAGTAGCTATTTCCTCGGATGATCAGCCGGCTCCCAGCACGATGAGCAAAATCACGCGTGAGAAGGGGATTGACCATCGGGTATTGCCGGAGGTCTTAAAAGATAAGATAAATCTGTTTATAAACTGTCAAGCAGGTGGAAGAACTTTGAAACTGATCGTTACTCTCACCTTAAGCCTGGTTCTTCATTCAAGCGTTTTTGGTTTGATCCAATCCGGGGACGATCTTTGGATTCACATCGATCTATGGAAAAGAAAACTTTACCTAATGGATGGGAATCAAATTCTCGATACCTATCCTGTTGGCGTCGGCCAAGAACAATATCCCACTCCCATCGGAAACTGGAAAGTGGTTGAAAAGTCTAGAGATTGGGGGGAGGTTTTGGTCCCCGATGGTTGGGACTAA
- a CDS encoding L,D-transpeptidase family protein produces the protein MGLNVPWGKYGIHGTNRPHSIGRHASHGCIRLLNPDIKALFPKIPLGTRVYIEGPILGLGEGLPKTLVRGDRGSLVLLVQNRLRAAGYYHGPMDGLFGAGLEEAVKRYQRDHRLKVTAQIQLVEYLQLGLWE, from the coding sequence TTGGGACTAAATGTTCCATGGGGTAAGTACGGAATCCACGGCACAAACCGGCCCCATTCCATCGGCCGTCACGCCAGCCACGGTTGTATTCGCTTGCTAAATCCGGATATCAAGGCGCTGTTTCCTAAAATTCCTCTGGGAACCCGGGTATACATTGAAGGTCCGATTCTGGGTCTGGGAGAAGGACTTCCGAAAACACTGGTTCGTGGAGACAGGGGATCATTGGTCCTCTTGGTTCAAAACCGCCTGCGAGCGGCAGGATACTATCACGGGCCAATGGATGGATTGTTTGGAGCTGGCTTGGAAGAAGCGGTGAAGAGGTATCAAAGAGATCATCGTCTTAAGGTAACGGCCCAGATTCAGTTAGTTGAATACCTTCAATTGGGATTATGGGAATAA